A window of the Sabethes cyaneus chromosome 1, idSabCyanKW18_F2, whole genome shotgun sequence genome harbors these coding sequences:
- the LOC128745409 gene encoding synaptic vesicle glycoprotein 2C, whose product MTDQEIDKSEVNGSSTKRNPTDSQRIEIQHIQLHDVASYEEKPKVYTYNEALELVGTGRFHTLLLFVSGFCLMSVINETLNMGYIISAAQCDLDLSFSDKGMLNGAAFCGVVVSSHLWGFLSDTWGRRKVLLLATSCGLLFSILSSFSINFWMLTVTRFCVGFFISGNAATSYAYLAEFHTDKSRAKVISWAAMFMALGTIYLPLMAWFIIPLSANYSLYIEALGAQYNLWRVYLMLCSLASVLIICGMFYLPESGKFLLTTTGEKDKVIQILAKIYRWNSGNPEHTFPVKSIALDAIDSAFASEMQRKSSLGLRYVWEQTVPLLQRPLVGNTVRAAFLMFGLFIASSGLLMWMPDILNMYVNYQQSRITICQVVEIIHRNRTTLPTDGVGSATCSTDIDASIFVISTVIGVLFLLCYILNGAIINLVGKKLLLNIWYVASGVCGIGALWTSDFYLTLLVIVVFLAVGCCGSVLSAISVDLFPTNYRAMALCLILMTGRLGAMIGSNLVGFLLTYNCDLIFILLGGLLIVCALIGTTLPGK is encoded by the exons AACGCAACCCAACCGATTCGCAACGAATCGAAATCCAGCACATCCAGCTGCACGATGTGGCCAGCTACGAGGAAAAACCAAAGGTTTACACCTACAACGAAGCACTGGAACTGGTCGGCACCGGCCGATTCCACACGCTGCTCCTGTTCGTGTCCGGCTTTTGTCTGATGAGCGTAATCAACGAGACGCTAAACATGGGCTACATCATCTCCGCTGCGCAATGCGATCTCGACTTGAGTTTCTCCGACAAGGGAATGCTAAATGGAGCGGCCTTCTGCGGAGTGGTCGTCAGCTCGCACCTTTGGGGATTCCTTTCGGACACCTGGGGCCGCCGAAAGGTGCTCCTGCTGGCTACCAGCTGCGGTCTACTGTTTTCGATTCTTTCCAGCTTTTCCATCAACTTCTGGATGCTGACCGTGACGCGGTTTTGTGTCGGTTTTTT catTTCCGGTAACGCTGCTACCTCTTATGCATACCTGGCGGAATTTCACACGGATAAATCCCGTGCCAAGGTAATCTCGTGGGCGGCCATGTTTATGGCCCTCGGAACAATCTACCTCCCGTTGATGGCCTGGTTCATTATACCGCTGAGTGCCAATTACAGTCTGTACATTGAAGCGCTCGGAGCTCAGTACAACCTATGGCGGGTCTATTTGATGCTCTGTTCCCTGGCCAGTgtactcatcatctgcggaatGTTCTACCTGCCGGAAAGTGGAAAATTCCTGCTCACCACAACCGGAGAAAAGGACAAAGTGATAcagattttggccaaaatttatCGCTGGAACAGCGGAAATCCCGAACAT ACATTCCCGGTGAAATCTATCGCCCTGGATGCCATCGACAGTGCCTTCGCCAGCGAAATGCAGCGCAAATCGAGCCTCGGGCTGCGGTACGTGTGGGAACAGACGGTTCCATTGTTGCAGCGGCCCCTGGTTGGCAACACCGTGCGGGCGGCCTTTCTCATGTTCGGCCTCTTTATAGCGTCCTCCGGTTTGCTGATGTGGATGCCGGACATTTTGAACATGTACGTCAATTACCAGCAGAGCCGAATCACCATCTGCCAGGTGGTGGAAATAATACACCGGAATCGAACCACCCT ACCGACCGACGGAGTCGGAAGCGCCACCTGTTCGACGGATATCGATGCTTCGATTTTCGTTATTTCCACGGTAATAGGAGTTTTGTTTCTACTGTGCTACATCCTCAACGGGGCCATCATCAATCTGGTGGGGAAAAAACTATTACTGA ACATCTGGTACGTGGCGAGCGGCGTATGCGGAATCGGTGCACTGTGGACTTCCGATTTCTACCTGACGCTGCTGGTGATCGTGGTTTTCCTCGCCGTTGGCTGCTGCGGATCGGTGCTCAGCGCCATATCGGTTGATCTATTTCCAACTAATTATCG AGCAATGGCTCTCTGTCTGATACTGATGACCGGCCGGCTCGGAGCCATGATCGGCAGCAATCTGGTGGGCTTCCTGCTCACCTACAACTGTGATCTAATCTTCATACTGCTCGGAGGTCTACTAATCG TTTGCGCTCTAATTGGGACGACCTTACCGGGAAAGTGA